In Zea mays cultivar B73 chromosome 7, Zm-B73-REFERENCE-NAM-5.0, whole genome shotgun sequence, the following proteins share a genomic window:
- the LOC100283918 gene encoding F-box domain containing protein has protein sequence MRPSSASSPRPVSTRSIHHHHILKGRDNHILKGREEMEEQLPDDMLVEILSRLPPSSLAASRCVSKHLCSIVDARRLLRAGHLLPLRLDAFYCISLASVDRETYLFARPSVARRIPGACLDFRVDLEVVDHCNGLLLLCDMVLNPATRQSAALPNAPDPSIENMLGVATVWAGTAPHRPPFYLYTDFNLVYDPMAESPEHFEVFLIPVLSCGHSGLMSDNITINLEEQEWPPSTFRTHVFSSRSWRWEERSWVRQGEPTGTMADMLRSEHGSNQKAVYFRGALYVHYSNESVMRISISKDRNTYQMMRLPAIRSKQIVESATFYLGKSEKGVYCALFYWAQDDSDPQFRVWSLMEEEMNGRDGQIHMKWLIKTSISLKPLLAQLHHCGHDLTPDEWMIIYNRHDRDLAGSSAQDDNDDEWDFENAHEIVLEAPNNVKDWYPIDFLGFHPYKEIVFFSLSWKTISYNLNTTKVRQLGCAAYIPVGIKTCFPYTPCYLTMEKLTNS, from the exons TCATATCCTTAAGGGAAGAGATAATCATATTCTCAAGGGAAGGGAAGAGATGGAGGAGCAGCTACCTGACGATATGCTTGTGGAAATCCTGAGCCGCCTCCCGCCCAGCAGCCTAGCGGCGTCACGCTGCGTCTCCAAGCACTTGTGCTCCATCGTGGACGCCCGACGTCTCCTGCGCGCCGGCCACCTCCTTCctctccgcctcgacgccttctactGCATCAGCCTGGCCTCGGTCGATCGGGAGACATATCTTTTCGCACGGCCATCGGTAGCGCGTCGGATCCCCGGCGCCTGCCTTGACTTCAGGGTAGATCTTGAGGTTGTGGATCACTGCAACGGTCTACTGTTGCTGTGTGACATGGTGCTCAACCCTGCCACACGGCAATCGGCAGCCCTGCCTAACGCCCCGGATCCATCCATTGAGAACATGCTTGGGGTCGCCACAGTTTGGGCCGGGACAGCGCCGCACCGCCCCCCATTTTACTTGTATACAGACTTTAATCTTGTGTACGACCCCATGGCCGAGTCGCCGGAGCATTTCGAGGTATTTCTGATCCCCGTGTTATCGTGCGGCCATAGTGGTTTGATGTCCGACAATATCACCATCAACCTTGAGGAGCAAGAATGGCCGCCATCGACATTCAGAACCCACGTCTTCTCGTCGAGGAGCTGGAGGTGGGAGGAGAGGTCCTGGGTCCGCCAAGGGGAGCCTACGGGGACCATGGCCGATATGCTGCGCTCCGAGCATGGCTCGAATCAGAAGGCTGTCTATTTTCGAGGTGCACTCTATGTGCATTATTCAAATGAATCTGTCATGAG GATATCCATATCCAAGGATAGGAATACATATCAAATGATGAGACTTCCAGCAATACGGAGCAAACAGATAGTTGAGAGTGCTACCTTTTACTTGGGAAAATCTGAGAAAGGAGTATATTGTGCGTTGTTTTATTGGGCCCAGGATGACAGCGACCCCCAGTTTCGAGTCTGGTCTCTTATGGAGGAAGAGATGAATGGACGTGATGGACAAATTCATATGAAGTGGTTGATAAAGACTAGCATCAGCCTTAAACCCCTGCTGGCACAACTTCATCATTGTGGTCACGACTTGACTCCAGATGAATGGATGATCATCTATAACCGCCATGACCGTGACCTTGCTGGTTCATCTGCAcaagatgataatgatgatgaatGGGACTTTGAAAATGCTCATGAGATTGTCCTTGAAGCACCTAACAATGTTAAAGACTGGTACCCTATAGATTTTCTCGGATTTCATCCTTACAAGGAGATTGTCTTCTTTTCCTTATCATGGAAGACAATATCTTATAATTTGAATACCACAAAGGTTCGACAGCTGGGCTGCGCAGCTTATATACCGGTGGGCATAAAAACTTGTTTTCCATACACACCCTGCTACCTGACGATGGAGAAATTAACTAACAGTTGA